In Polynucleobacter ibericus, a genomic segment contains:
- a CDS encoding DUF4239 domain-containing protein, producing the protein MIDYLHTLPNIAIGLSIMCVGLLLSTAIPCYIRWKYKLNPDEHLAKGAEEGFKLFTSITLLLIAFSLVRVQGDHRNVEDLVSREAALMFKLNRSLAAFGGANAAELQGDLKNYASAVVDDEWPLMAKNQRSEEASNLLTDLTQGIRLLDPKNSVQQMARAEIVTTLNQLSDVREARLSASRLQLPSYLWDALAVSVILLIIFGWLQNPLPKMVAYVGGVTIGVSVLFTLVIALEGLFVGESQVTPAAIIHVLPSLGS; encoded by the coding sequence ATGATTGACTATTTACACACGCTTCCTAATATCGCCATTGGACTCAGCATTATGTGTGTGGGATTATTGTTATCGACTGCAATCCCTTGTTACATTCGCTGGAAATACAAATTAAATCCAGATGAGCATCTTGCTAAAGGCGCCGAAGAGGGGTTTAAGCTATTTACCTCGATCACACTATTGCTTATTGCCTTCTCTTTAGTACGCGTTCAGGGCGACCACCGTAACGTTGAGGATCTAGTGTCTCGCGAAGCAGCTCTCATGTTTAAGTTAAACAGATCATTGGCAGCTTTTGGGGGTGCTAATGCTGCTGAGCTTCAAGGGGATCTAAAAAATTATGCTAGTGCTGTAGTAGATGATGAATGGCCACTCATGGCCAAGAATCAAAGAAGCGAAGAAGCCTCCAATCTATTAACGGATCTAACACAGGGGATAAGACTTTTAGACCCTAAAAATTCTGTGCAACAGATGGCCAGAGCTGAAATCGTGACGACCTTAAATCAATTATCTGATGTAAGAGAGGCGCGCCTCTCGGCATCAAGACTTCAGCTCCCCTCCTATTTGTGGGATGCGTTAGCCGTTTCAGTCATATTGCTCATTATCTTTGGGTGGCTTCAAAATCCACTGCCCAAAATGGTTGCTTATGTCGGGGGTGTGACGATTGGCGTATCGGTGCTATTTACATTAGTCATAGCTCTTGAAGGATTATTTGTAGGCGAGAGCCAGGTTACGCCTGCGGCC
- a CDS encoding filamentous hemagglutinin N-terminal domain-containing protein — MLPGVAQAAPPTPAPNALPTNGQVVAGSAAIAQTQTANSATMNVNQHSQRAVINWDSFNVGKNATVNFNQPNANSVVLNRVTGASQSMIDGAVRANGQVVFVNPNGVTFGRGAEVNAAAVVASTLNIANQEFMNGMMNFKDDGSGVGSKAGKIINKGTIQTNQTDPTSSEGGFIALLAPEVRNNGYLLAQKDGAIALASGSQITLRIQGQSLLAIKVDQGVYNGLVSNKHVIEAPGGLVVMAAGAANQLMASVIKNTGVISASSAINNGGVIELVAAKITQAGTVSSNSQVSNGGQINLVGNDITLAANSATTATGATGGGQVNIGLASTQITGGTQVNRQNNQLSTDTNAAIIKDLADQAAISKQLAKTVTIEQNATIDTSATQQGNGGPIGIWSELKTTVAGILKSVGGLLAGNGGFIETSSSGYVSLAPSASINTSATNGRVGSWLLDPVDLFINAATANIISNALSNGNVTIAVNAYTTSCSLGICILNGSGAMTIDSGAHILKAGTNYTTLTLSAAGNFLLNGSITGQNLDVVINSSIAYLGVGSSIDASKVTIQAQTIISYGRIQTSNYLFGGAGTLGNAIELLAQSIFISGALRLNVSSPLVPATIPTPVDLNSLAGNLGVNRIYYSTAANDPSILIVSEASQAASNVIKLTGIQLTAGSYTVVGLEGTSEVLANGSTGGSIYLSATDIYTRSGSFLQANGTVGAGGLIDMVADNITLAGNVTAGGVGSGNGGAISLIANTGTIDLRGGILGANSVVGTGGTIYAEVSGISTIFADNALSAGMPSSSFDLSNVLFIRERTNSAASGSLSLGYQILNASGTEVTLGTGSYANLSIAGTPSYSSNGSTITNTIGVGSYSNLKVKGLTLSGADSGQFLLVSIPVQLNVTSPLPAASATTITTATNIAPSPPPPPPPPPPPAAAFTSPLALPSSAKPETSSLLAPMVAPPPPPASTSAGGSATGGDAGSAPKNVKPQPLVVLSDGSIQLTPTAAPAPPPPATGVVSSNTAANKPVPPPAAAKPPPANRSTSGKDGANNNSNEAKRSGSVKDGVDKADSKDRSGKAAIAPSKYVSKYAKGFKEGDKPAPKDASNKVAAGTKASPPREGKYANRINAMNNNPAAFAAMRQNPFAGNISPFPPGPVLQPAPIPVVLRGGDSLVQSYDDVPSIRNSGVVNVARSRNSENYHQSLESVNLMSTLNLFIIR, encoded by the coding sequence GTGCTGCCTGGCGTTGCCCAAGCAGCCCCTCCAACCCCAGCACCAAACGCACTACCCACCAACGGGCAAGTTGTCGCTGGTAGCGCTGCAATTGCACAAACCCAAACTGCCAACTCCGCAACAATGAATGTGAATCAACATTCGCAACGTGCGGTTATCAATTGGGATAGCTTTAATGTTGGTAAAAATGCTACCGTGAATTTCAATCAACCTAATGCAAATTCAGTAGTGCTTAATCGTGTCACTGGTGCAAGTCAATCTATGATTGATGGCGCTGTGAGAGCCAATGGACAAGTTGTTTTTGTTAATCCGAATGGTGTTACTTTCGGCAGAGGTGCTGAAGTGAATGCTGCGGCTGTAGTGGCCTCAACTTTAAATATAGCCAATCAAGAGTTTATGAATGGCATGATGAACTTTAAGGATGATGGTTCTGGGGTTGGTAGCAAAGCTGGCAAGATCATCAATAAGGGAACCATTCAAACCAACCAAACAGATCCGACCAGTTCTGAGGGGGGCTTTATTGCCTTGCTAGCGCCTGAAGTCCGTAACAATGGCTATCTACTGGCGCAGAAGGATGGTGCTATTGCACTTGCCTCAGGCTCTCAAATTACACTAAGGATTCAGGGCCAAAGTCTTCTAGCAATTAAGGTTGATCAAGGTGTTTATAACGGACTGGTTTCCAATAAGCACGTGATTGAGGCGCCAGGCGGTTTGGTGGTAATGGCTGCAGGAGCTGCAAACCAACTGATGGCCTCTGTCATCAAGAATACTGGCGTGATCAGCGCTTCATCTGCGATTAATAATGGCGGTGTGATTGAGCTCGTTGCCGCTAAGATCACGCAGGCCGGTACCGTAAGCTCTAATAGCCAGGTGTCTAACGGTGGGCAAATTAACCTGGTTGGCAATGACATCACTTTAGCCGCTAACTCTGCCACTACAGCAACCGGAGCAACGGGTGGTGGACAAGTGAATATCGGCTTAGCAAGCACCCAAATTACTGGCGGTACGCAAGTGAATCGCCAGAACAATCAACTATCAACGGATACTAATGCAGCAATAATTAAGGACCTTGCCGATCAAGCTGCCATAAGTAAGCAGTTAGCCAAGACCGTGACCATCGAGCAAAATGCCACGATTGATACCTCTGCTACGCAACAAGGCAATGGTGGTCCTATTGGTATTTGGTCGGAGCTTAAAACAACCGTTGCAGGTATTCTCAAATCTGTAGGCGGACTCTTAGCGGGTAATGGCGGCTTTATTGAGACTAGCTCTAGTGGGTATGTGAGTCTGGCGCCTAGTGCCAGCATCAATACCAGTGCGACAAACGGACGGGTAGGTTCTTGGTTGCTGGACCCAGTTGATCTATTCATTAATGCCGCTACCGCCAATATTATTTCGAACGCCTTATCCAATGGGAATGTCACTATTGCAGTGAATGCATATACCACTTCATGTAGTTTGGGTATTTGTATTTTGAATGGCAGTGGTGCAATGACCATCGATAGTGGGGCTCATATTCTCAAGGCCGGCACTAACTACACTACATTGACGCTTAGTGCTGCAGGTAATTTTCTACTGAATGGCAGTATTACCGGTCAAAACTTGGATGTTGTTATCAACTCGTCGATTGCGTATCTGGGTGTAGGGTCTTCAATTGATGCTTCAAAGGTAACAATTCAAGCGCAGACAATCATCTCTTATGGCAGGATTCAGACAAGCAACTACTTGTTTGGTGGCGCTGGTACTTTAGGTAATGCGATCGAGCTTTTGGCGCAATCTATTTTTATCTCTGGCGCTCTGAGATTAAACGTCAGCTCACCGCTCGTTCCTGCAACTATTCCAACTCCAGTAGATTTGAATTCGCTTGCCGGTAATTTGGGTGTGAATAGGATTTACTACAGTACCGCTGCGAATGACCCTTCGATACTGATCGTTTCTGAAGCATCACAGGCTGCCAGCAACGTGATCAAATTAACGGGCATCCAATTAACTGCGGGTAGCTATACAGTGGTAGGTTTAGAAGGTACGTCAGAGGTTCTGGCTAACGGATCGACGGGCGGTTCTATTTATTTAAGTGCTACCGATATTTACACTCGGTCGGGTAGTTTTTTGCAAGCAAATGGAACTGTTGGTGCTGGCGGACTGATTGATATGGTGGCTGACAACATCACATTAGCGGGAAATGTCACAGCTGGTGGAGTGGGTTCGGGTAATGGTGGGGCAATTTCATTGATTGCCAATACTGGCACCATAGACTTGCGTGGCGGTATTCTGGGAGCTAATTCAGTTGTTGGTACTGGCGGCACAATTTACGCCGAGGTATCAGGGATATCAACCATTTTTGCTGATAATGCATTATCAGCGGGTATGCCTAGTTCAAGCTTTGATTTAAGTAACGTTCTATTTATCAGGGAGCGGACAAATTCAGCCGCCTCTGGTTCCTTGAGTTTGGGTTATCAAATTCTGAATGCATCTGGTACTGAGGTAACTCTAGGTACAGGAAGCTACGCAAACTTATCGATTGCAGGCACGCCAAGCTACTCTAGTAACGGCAGCACTATCACCAATACCATTGGAGTGGGTAGTTATTCCAATCTGAAGGTCAAAGGTTTAACTCTGAGCGGCGCTGATTCCGGTCAATTTTTATTGGTATCTATACCTGTTCAACTGAATGTAACGAGTCCGCTGCCTGCTGCCTCAGCTACAACAATTACAACAGCTACAAACATAGCTCCATCTCCACCGCCTCCACCTCCGCCTCCACCCCCACCAGCGGCTGCATTTACTTCGCCCCTGGCATTACCAAGCTCAGCTAAACCTGAGACTTCATCTTTGCTTGCTCCGATGGTTGCGCCTCCGCCACCGCCTGCGTCCACGAGTGCAGGGGGGTCTGCTACCGGAGGAGATGCTGGTAGCGCGCCAAAGAATGTGAAGCCGCAGCCTTTGGTTGTATTGTCTGATGGCAGTATTCAACTTACACCAACGGCAGCACCCGCTCCGCCGCCTCCAGCAACAGGAGTTGTTTCTTCCAATACAGCTGCCAATAAGCCTGTGCCACCTCCAGCTGCTGCAAAACCACCGCCTGCAAATCGTTCGACTTCTGGCAAAGATGGCGCTAACAACAATAGTAATGAGGCGAAGAGGAGTGGATCCGTTAAAGATGGTGTGGATAAGGCAGATTCAAAAGATAGGTCTGGTAAAGCAGCCATTGCACCTTCTAAGTACGTTAGCAAATATGCCAAGGGATTTAAAGAAGGCGATAAGCCTGCACCTAAGGATGCGTCTAATAAGGTGGCGGCTGGTACTAAAGCAAGCCCGCCAAGAGAAGGTAAATACGCAAATCGAATTAATGCCATGAATAATAATCCGGCCGCCTTTGCAGCGATGAGACAAAATCCATTTGCAGGAAATATCTCACCATTCCCGCCAGGACCTGTACTTCAGCCAGCCCCAATACCAGTGGTTTTAAGAGGTGGGGATAGCCTTGTGCAGTCTTATGATGATGTGCCATCTATCCGGAATTCTGGGGTGGTAAACGTTGCGCGTTCACGTAACTCAGAAAACTACCATCAAAGCCTAGAGTCAGTAAATCTGATGTCTACTTTAAATTTATTTATCATCCGCTAA
- a CDS encoding penicillin acylase family protein: protein MNDPRKSTGYGKLLKLSLWFLGLSLAICVAASLAYLYFAQSNISGKRAIKGLGDSVVISFDEVDIPHIKAKSQADAFFALGYIHASERSWQLEMNRRIASGRLSEILGNDTVKIDRFVRTLGIKRAAERQFDRYPVSAKRLLQAYADGVNAGNAQLGWALPVEYFLTGSKPGHWSPTDSVAWMLMMAYDLGGNWQKELQRLELSQYLTTKQVWEVTPPNEPGDPVSNMDFAKLYKEMKVFHPTPGPAERKPQNLPATELSQWEQMGGKDGIGSNNWALSGKLSSTGKPLLANDPHLGLSAPAIWYFAHLEAPGLNVMGGTLPGIPGVVLGRTDKFAWSFTNTGPDVQDLYIEQIDSKNPGMYRGPDGPLPFKVHQEIIDIKGSPSLTFLVKETRHGPVISDSHARAKRTIDADRFVLALRWTALDIENQSVVGLLDMNRATDLDQFKQALRKNYAPMQNVVMADAEGNIAYQAAGVAPKRMLHHGLYGVAPAPGWERQYDWNGYVPFEQLPASNNPEQGWIATANQKIIAVNDPNPLTGDWELPTRYDRIVDLIKSKNIHSIVDMKTMQADTLSLAATPLLELFKSSQGAHPLSAKAMEIGRGFDGDMKVDSAAALLFNAWADQLTRNLFNRLGYLFSENYGTRNYRAPLLNQVKNSNSPWCDDPKTEQIESCQDSSNQALDKALDYLSKEYGDDPKAWSWGKAHTAISEHRPFSKVPLLGSLFNIKTPFPGDGFSINVGRLELMQSKNPYETLQAPSLRTVFDLSDLEKSLFIYQTGQSGWVQSKLYRNMNPLWANNEYLPLQMKPEKSNRQLELLNK from the coding sequence ATGAATGATCCGAGAAAATCAACTGGCTATGGCAAGCTTTTAAAGCTTAGTCTGTGGTTTCTTGGTTTGAGTCTTGCGATCTGCGTAGCTGCTTCCCTGGCTTACCTCTATTTCGCTCAGTCGAATATCTCCGGTAAGCGCGCAATCAAGGGTCTTGGCGATTCAGTGGTGATTAGTTTTGATGAGGTTGATATTCCTCACATCAAAGCAAAAAGTCAGGCGGATGCCTTCTTTGCCTTAGGTTACATTCATGCTAGTGAGCGCTCCTGGCAACTTGAGATGAATCGCCGTATTGCAAGCGGACGACTCTCAGAAATATTAGGAAATGACACAGTCAAGATAGATCGATTTGTACGCACGCTCGGTATCAAGCGTGCAGCTGAACGTCAATTTGATCGTTACCCAGTTTCTGCCAAACGATTATTACAAGCCTATGCTGATGGTGTAAATGCTGGCAATGCTCAATTAGGATGGGCTCTTCCAGTAGAGTATTTTTTGACGGGATCAAAGCCGGGTCATTGGTCGCCAACGGACAGCGTTGCCTGGATGCTGATGATGGCTTATGACCTTGGCGGTAATTGGCAGAAGGAATTGCAAAGACTTGAACTATCTCAGTACCTCACAACGAAACAAGTCTGGGAAGTAACGCCCCCTAATGAACCAGGCGATCCAGTGAGTAATATGGATTTTGCCAAGCTTTATAAAGAGATGAAGGTATTTCATCCAACGCCAGGTCCTGCAGAACGCAAGCCGCAAAATTTACCCGCTACTGAATTAAGTCAGTGGGAGCAAATGGGTGGCAAAGATGGCATAGGCTCAAATAACTGGGCCCTAAGCGGAAAACTCAGTAGCACTGGCAAGCCGTTGCTCGCCAATGATCCTCATCTAGGGCTGTCTGCACCGGCCATCTGGTACTTTGCCCATCTCGAAGCTCCCGGCTTAAATGTGATGGGCGGTACCCTACCCGGCATACCCGGGGTGGTTTTGGGAAGAACGGATAAGTTTGCCTGGAGCTTTACCAATACAGGGCCCGATGTTCAAGACTTATATATAGAGCAAATTGATTCTAAGAATCCGGGCATGTATCGTGGTCCAGATGGCCCACTCCCCTTCAAAGTTCATCAAGAGATCATCGACATTAAAGGATCTCCTTCACTGACTTTTCTGGTGAAGGAAACTCGGCACGGTCCCGTCATCTCAGATTCTCACGCGCGAGCGAAGCGTACGATTGATGCAGATCGCTTCGTCCTTGCTCTACGCTGGACAGCGCTGGATATTGAGAATCAATCAGTCGTTGGCTTACTAGATATGAATCGAGCAACTGATCTCGATCAATTTAAGCAAGCATTACGCAAAAATTACGCCCCAATGCAAAACGTCGTCATGGCAGATGCTGAAGGCAACATCGCCTACCAGGCAGCTGGGGTTGCACCCAAAAGAATGCTACATCATGGCTTGTACGGGGTGGCGCCAGCGCCCGGCTGGGAGCGTCAATACGATTGGAATGGCTATGTTCCTTTTGAGCAACTTCCTGCAAGCAATAATCCTGAGCAAGGATGGATTGCGACTGCCAATCAAAAAATCATTGCAGTCAATGATCCCAATCCTTTAACGGGTGATTGGGAGCTGCCAACACGCTATGACCGGATTGTTGACCTCATCAAATCTAAAAATATTCATTCCATCGTTGATATGAAAACCATGCAAGCGGATACCTTATCGCTTGCAGCCACACCACTACTAGAGCTATTTAAATCCAGCCAAGGCGCACATCCATTAAGCGCCAAAGCAATGGAGATTGGCAGAGGTTTTGATGGTGATATGAAAGTAGATAGCGCTGCTGCTCTTTTATTTAATGCTTGGGCCGATCAACTCACGCGCAATCTTTTCAATAGATTGGGTTATTTGTTTTCTGAAAACTATGGGACCCGTAATTACCGTGCGCCACTTCTCAATCAAGTTAAAAACTCCAATAGCCCATGGTGCGATGATCCCAAAACTGAACAGATCGAATCATGCCAAGACTCCTCCAATCAGGCACTTGATAAAGCTTTGGACTACTTGAGCAAAGAGTATGGCGACGATCCCAAAGCATGGTCTTGGGGTAAGGCGCATACTGCTATTTCGGAGCATCGCCCCTTTAGCAAGGTGCCCCTGCTCGGAAGCCTTTTCAATATCAAGACACCCTTTCCGGGAGATGGCTTTTCTATCAACGTCGGGCGCTTAGAGCTCATGCAGTCGAAAAATCCTTACGAGACTCTTCAAGCTCCAAGCCTAAGGACAGTCTTTGATTTGTCAGATCTTGAAAAATCACTCTTTATCTATCAAACAGGTCAATCTGGATGGGTGCAAAGTAAGCTGTATCGCAATATGAACCCTCTTTGGGCAAATAATGAATATCTACCCTTGCAGATGAAGCCCGAAAAGAGTAATCGCCAGCTAGAATTGCTGAATAAGTAA
- a CDS encoding surface-adhesin E family protein: MSIVITKELIPMKSITSLLAISAALLTSGNAVAAWQEIGQNDQSTVFVDTATLQTQDNLAQIMSMLDFKKPGQDPQTKENVNSIIGLNEYDCSTGKYRPIEFKVFTGNRGKGKVVADQKTPDSVFEAIPNGSWAAGVFNVACRSK, encoded by the coding sequence ATGTCAATCGTCATTACCAAGGAATTAATCCCCATGAAATCGATTACCTCTCTGCTTGCCATTTCAGCCGCATTATTAACTAGTGGTAATGCAGTTGCTGCTTGGCAAGAAATTGGTCAAAATGATCAATCCACAGTCTTTGTGGATACCGCCACCCTACAAACCCAAGACAATCTTGCTCAGATAATGTCAATGCTGGACTTCAAGAAACCAGGTCAAGATCCCCAAACCAAAGAAAATGTGAATTCAATTATTGGTCTGAATGAATATGACTGCAGTACTGGAAAATATCGTCCGATTGAATTTAAGGTATTCACCGGTAATCGCGGCAAAGGTAAAGTAGTAGCCGATCAAAAGACTCCTGATAGCGTTTTTGAAGCCATTCCAAATGGCTCATGGGCTGCTGGGGTATTTAACGTTGCGTGCCGCAGCAAGTAA
- the purU gene encoding formyltetrahydrofolate deformylase has translation MTTENYYLTLTCPNKPGIVAAVSTYIFELGGDIEEAQQFDDKASKRFFMRVSFSCPANAETLRAGFLEIAKRFELTWDLRAVKDLKRVLIMASKLDHCLVDLLYRWRIGELPMIICGIVSNHPREVYASIDFADIPFYHLPVTPDTKPAQEARLLEIIADSKVDMVILARYMQILSDDLSSKLSGRCINVHHSFLPSFKGAKPYHQAHARGIKLIGATAHFVTSDLDEGPIIEQDVTRVTHGDTPDDLVRKGRDLERAVLSRALRYYLHDRVLINGATSVVFSD, from the coding sequence ATGACTACCGAAAACTACTATCTCACCCTCACCTGCCCCAATAAACCTGGCATCGTTGCTGCGGTTTCTACCTATATTTTTGAACTAGGCGGGGACATTGAAGAAGCTCAACAATTTGACGACAAAGCTTCGAAACGCTTTTTTATGCGCGTCAGCTTTAGCTGCCCTGCAAACGCAGAAACTCTCAGAGCAGGCTTTCTGGAAATTGCAAAGCGTTTTGAACTTACTTGGGATTTGCGTGCAGTTAAAGATCTCAAACGCGTATTAATCATGGCTTCCAAGCTGGATCATTGCTTGGTAGACCTTCTGTATCGCTGGCGTATTGGCGAATTACCTATGATTATTTGCGGCATTGTTTCTAATCATCCTCGCGAAGTCTATGCCAGCATCGATTTTGCTGATATCCCCTTCTACCATTTACCAGTCACTCCCGATACCAAACCTGCTCAAGAAGCCAGACTCCTAGAAATCATTGCAGATTCAAAAGTGGATATGGTGATCTTGGCGCGTTACATGCAAATCTTGTCTGATGATTTGTCGTCCAAACTTTCCGGTCGCTGCATCAACGTACATCATTCATTCCTGCCTAGTTTTAAAGGTGCCAAACCTTATCACCAGGCACATGCTCGTGGCATTAAATTAATTGGAGCTACCGCCCATTTTGTAACCAGCGATTTAGATGAGGGTCCGATCATTGAGCAAGACGTTACTCGCGTTACTCATGGCGATACACCGGATGATTTAGTTCGCAAGGGGAGAGATTTAGAGCGCGCCGTTCTCTCCAGAGCTCTACGTTACTACTTACATGATCGAGTACTCATCAATGGCGCAACTTCAGTTGTCTTTTCTGACTAA
- the soxA gene encoding sulfur oxidation c-type cytochrome SoxA, which translates to MNKQSFRFLSRIYLLIITYFFIGVVSAAPPKQQSSYELMSPENKAMQDDPSLNPAMFWVGDGEALWQQKLGSQNKSCSTCHGDAKKSMLGVATQFPKVIKGKLQTLEGQINQCRVGAQSSPALAYESKELLALTALVAFQSKGMPITVRENSANAPFMKKGRHSFNERMGQLNLSCAQCHEERAGLKLGGSLIPQGHPNAYPIYRLEWQTMGSLQRRLRNCMSGVRAQQFEYGSPEMAQLELFLMWRARGLPLESPGVRP; encoded by the coding sequence GTGAATAAACAATCCTTTCGTTTTCTGAGCCGTATTTATCTCTTGATAATTACCTATTTTTTTATCGGAGTGGTAAGTGCAGCGCCACCCAAACAGCAATCTAGTTATGAATTAATGTCTCCTGAAAACAAGGCAATGCAGGATGACCCTTCATTAAACCCTGCCATGTTTTGGGTGGGAGATGGTGAAGCCTTGTGGCAGCAGAAGTTAGGCTCACAAAATAAGTCCTGTAGCACTTGTCATGGTGATGCCAAAAAATCGATGCTTGGTGTCGCGACTCAATTTCCAAAAGTGATTAAAGGTAAGCTGCAGACCTTGGAGGGGCAAATCAACCAATGTCGTGTTGGTGCGCAATCATCTCCAGCATTAGCCTATGAGAGTAAAGAGCTTCTGGCTTTAACAGCACTGGTTGCTTTTCAATCGAAAGGAATGCCAATTACGGTTAGAGAAAATTCTGCTAACGCACCCTTCATGAAAAAAGGTCGTCATTCATTTAATGAGCGCATGGGGCAACTCAATTTATCGTGCGCACAATGTCATGAAGAAAGAGCGGGCTTAAAGCTGGGCGGTAGCCTCATACCTCAAGGGCATCCGAATGCTTATCCCATCTACCGCTTGGAGTGGCAAACCATGGGATCTTTACAGCGACGCTTACGTAATTGTATGAGTGGTGTTAGAGCTCAACAATTTGAATACGGCTCTCCCGAAATGGCTCAGCTAGAGTTGTTTCTGATGTGGCGAGCAAGAGGCCTACCCCTTGAATCGCCAGGGGTAAGGCCCTAG
- a CDS encoding thiosulfate oxidation carrier complex protein SoxZ has protein sequence MSKTSRTSITMPTTAKKDSVIEIRAIAQHDMESGFRYTENGKQIPRDIIRTFTCTYNNVEVFKADFYSGIGANPLIIFTTVAVESGTLQFKWIGDDGYEAVNQARITVS, from the coding sequence ATGAGTAAGACATCCCGTACATCCATTACGATGCCGACGACGGCCAAAAAGGATTCCGTTATTGAGATCCGAGCGATTGCACAACACGATATGGAGTCTGGCTTTCGCTATACCGAGAACGGCAAGCAAATTCCTCGGGACATTATTCGCACCTTTACCTGCACCTATAACAATGTAGAGGTGTTTAAAGCAGATTTCTATTCAGGTATCGGAGCCAACCCTTTAATTATCTTTACCACCGTCGCTGTAGAGTCGGGAACGCTTCAATTTAAGTGGATTGGAGATGATGGCTACGAAGCAGTCAACCAGGCACGCATTACCGTTTCGTGA
- a CDS encoding SoxY-related AACIE arm protein has protein sequence MKKITQHHRRHWLKQVQGLGVLAIGLCANPLAAFAKKEDANEAIKKIAGGAVIRTGKVTLTIPPLVENGNLVVLKVSVESPMTANDYVKTIHVIAEGNPLPNIFTVYLTPRSGSANVTTRVRLADSQKVWAIAQMSNGSYWQGSAETLVTLSACTEMI, from the coding sequence ATGAAGAAAATTACACAACATCATCGACGACACTGGCTCAAGCAGGTTCAAGGTCTTGGAGTTTTAGCGATTGGCTTATGTGCAAACCCTTTAGCTGCCTTTGCCAAAAAAGAAGATGCCAATGAAGCAATTAAAAAGATCGCTGGCGGAGCAGTTATACGCACTGGTAAGGTCACCTTAACCATCCCCCCGCTGGTAGAGAATGGCAACTTGGTTGTACTCAAAGTGAGCGTTGAGAGCCCCATGACTGCTAATGACTATGTGAAAACCATTCATGTGATCGCCGAAGGCAATCCACTGCCAAATATCTTCACTGTTTATCTCACCCCACGCTCTGGAAGCGCCAATGTCACTACGCGTGTGCGATTAGCTGATAGTCAGAAGGTTTGGGCAATTGCGCAGATGAGTAATGGTAGTTATTGGCAGGGTTCTGCCGAAACATTAGTCACGCTTTCAGCTTGCACGGAGATGATATGA
- the soxX gene encoding sulfur oxidation c-type cytochrome SoxX — MSKRIALAFLLLGILDLGSANAQVITGDSIFESLSNEPGNAVRGRAIVASRQTGLCLLCHSGPFPEERFQGNLAPDLKVSVARLNAAQLRARLVNAAHFNPQTIMPAYYQTSHLNRVAPKLVGQTILNGQEIEDVIAFLVTLNNPS, encoded by the coding sequence ATGAGTAAGAGGATTGCACTAGCGTTTTTATTGCTAGGCATCCTCGATCTTGGTAGTGCAAACGCTCAAGTCATTACAGGGGACTCGATTTTCGAGTCCCTTTCTAATGAGCCCGGTAATGCAGTGCGGGGTAGGGCAATCGTTGCAAGTCGTCAGACGGGACTCTGTTTGTTGTGCCATAGCGGCCCATTTCCAGAGGAGCGTTTTCAGGGAAATTTAGCGCCTGATCTTAAAGTGAGTGTCGCACGTCTAAATGCAGCTCAATTAAGGGCACGTCTTGTTAATGCCGCACACTTTAATCCGCAAACCATCATGCCTGCCTATTATCAAACTAGTCATTTGAATCGAGTGGCCCCGAAATTGGTTGGTCAAACGATTTTGAATGGTCAAGAGATAGAAGATGTTATTGCTTTCTTAGTCACTTTGAATAATCCAAGTTAA